From the genome of Vicia villosa cultivar HV-30 ecotype Madison, WI linkage group LG2, Vvil1.0, whole genome shotgun sequence, one region includes:
- the LOC131649791 gene encoding putative F-box protein At5g44220, protein MVMISKNPNIPNLGRCVCKFWKFIHKLAGKQFKRSRKTSTRSDTSSSTNPNDSLPTLPFDIITTNPYDSLPTLPFDIITEILSRLPVKLVLQLRCVSKSWNSLISHDPSFAKKQLTHSTTHSVYSLDFNDPCFLTIYPPNFFFDTTLSTNRLFCPAKNRNNPSWEKEIVGSCNGILCLAYKEFILLWNPSIQKALRKLHKIGLHEEHIVAFTLPTLKGNIAIDFFHEFAGFKWLKDKPLLKFDQKGEEEELLKVAL, encoded by the exons ATGGTGATGATATCGAAAAACCCTAACATTCCCAATCTCGGTCGTTGCGTCTGCAAGTTCTGGAAATTTATTCATAAATTAGCCGGAAAACAATTTAAGCGGTCAAGAAAAACCAGCACGAGGTCAGATACTTCATCatcaacaaaccctaatgattcACTTCCGACTCTTCCTTTTGATATCATAACAACAAACCCTTATGATTCACTTCCGACTCTTCCTTTTGATATCATAACAGAAATACTCTCTAGGCTACCCGTCAAACTTGTTCTCCAACTCCGATGTGTCTCCAAATCATGGAATTCTCTAATTTCTCATGATCCCAGCTTCGCCAAAAAGCAACTTACCCATTCAACCACGCACTCCGTCTACtctttagacttcaatgatccaTGCTTTCTCACTATTTATCCACCCAACTTCTTTTTCGACACCACCTTATCCACCAACCGCCTCTTTTGTCCTGCAAAAAATCGTAACAATCCTAGTTGGGAAAAGGAAATTGTTGGCTCTTGCAATGGCATCCTCTGTCTTGCATATAAGGAATTCATTCTATTATGGAACCCTTCCATTCAAAAa GCTTTAAGAAAACTCCATAAAATTGGCCTACATGAGGAACATATTGTAGCTTTTACTTTGCCTACATTGAAAGGAAATATAGCAATAGATTTCTTTCATGAATTTGCTGGATTTAAGTGGCTGAAGGACAAACCTCTCTTGAAGTTTGATCAGAAGGGTGAAGAAGAGGAACTTCTTAAAGTTGCCTTATGA